DNA from Centroberyx gerrardi isolate f3 chromosome 20, fCenGer3.hap1.cur.20231027, whole genome shotgun sequence:
CCTGGCAACCAAATATCACTTAACCACACATTCCTCGTTGGATGTTTGGAGGAATTCCACTCCAATCAACTATTTGGTCAATACTTACTTTACTGATTGTGTAAGTCTATAACGCAGTAGTAACATTACAGGCCGGTGCTGCAGATGTGGATTAAGGTAAATTGTAGACCAAATTCATTTCAATAGGGAGGGATCTGCATTGAGTGGGATTTTTCATTCTTGGGCAATGCTTAATCTGAGTCTGTGAAACAATCCTATAATGTTTCAGATGAGATAGACTGATTGTGAGTGTATCAGTGGTAAAAATGCTTAATTTAGATAAATGGTTTtctgtttactgtttttaagagttttatttcaaaacacTATGTAtccattaaaataattttgtcatCCAAGGACTCAAATTTTGTAAGATTAAGGGTCATATTTTCCAAATGATGGATACATCAAATTGGGAATGAAACTCTTGTAAACCACttaagaagaagagagaaagctCTAGGGGTGTGAGGAGGTGTGAAGGCCTACAGCTCATCAGACTGACCTTGACAGCTCCTGTCTACCACCAGTACTGATGACGCAGACGGATATTATTGATTGGCATGGCTCCCATAAGCACATGCTGCTGACACCACCTCCAATAAAAAGtgtaaccctgtgtgtgtgtgtgtgtgtgtgtgtgtgtgtgtgtgtgatcaaagTCCCAGAAAGGGCACAGCACTGGCAAATAGGCCCCTATCACGTCCACATGTTAATAATTAAGAGTCATTTACTCTAGAAATCAGGATCGGGGAAGTGTTCTGTTTTGTCTCTCACCGcgttaaaataaaaacaaaccaaatgggAGGCACGGTTTCCTTTTGACCTATATATTTCAGGAGGTATCACGGCAAACAGTCGCTGCTACagagaaaatacacaaataccCACATCAAATATTTATCCCCCTTTGTCCTTAGGCTGGTATGTGCTTTCCATTCTGTGCATATATAAGAAATAGCAAAGTGAGAATGGAGTAGAAGAGGTGAGTGCTTAGTGAAGTCATTTGACTCTCTCTGAAGCTCAGCTCAAGGCCAGCGAGCACAACAGAAAGAAGACTTTAGGACATTGCTGGTGTCTCCAATATGGAACACTATTTATAGCCTGCAGAAAAGCTCTCTGCGCTATGCCACTCCACTGCTCATGCCAATGAACTGTAAAGCAAACCTGAACATTTTCCCCCCTCTCAGATTATAGAGCaagacacacgcacagagaAGTCACTTATGTAAGCCGTATTACTTGCACCTTTTGACAGAAGGTGCTGCTGATATTCCTCTGAAGAAGAGGGCTGACTCGCTCGCTGCAGTCACAATACAGGCCAAGGCGGTGAAAGTGGAACTGGCTTTGAAATGCAAATTGTTCATTGTGCGCCGGCTCACGGTGGAGAATCAGCAGTCAATGTTTTATGCAAACAATGATCCGGTTTCACAAAGACAATCCTGATgtgtcaaaatgtttttattgaattGAGTGGTGGCTTTATATACGTCTCAGGAGACGGCACAACTATCAAATGGCAAATGTTACAAAATGGCAAAGGCATCCATTGAAATTCAACGACTGAGCCATTATCATACTGCAGGGACAATGGCAACATAGAGTTAGTGCAATAGCTATTCAGTTCTAAATCAAAACTCAGTCAGCAGTCAATAGCGATCACACACCTATAAGAAATGACACTGTGTGTGAACCAAGAGCCCTCTACTGGCAAAAAAACATACAGCCAGTAACAGATACTCTATGAATGGAAATGTTATAAACACAATATTGATTGATGAACAATGTAATGATTATATTTCTGTATTAATTCAAGTATGGATATGGTTTGATTGCAAGACAAAAGATAGTGAAACATGGACGTATCATATAACCACGTAGCTTACATAGCAGCCCTGACATAGGCATGACATTTTCCCTATAGGCTTTGGGTTTTCAGCATTCAATAAAAGGCAACATTGTGTCTATAGCTGTTGAACAATGAATTGAAATGTTTGCATATCAGAAGCAAAATAAGAGCAGTATGTAGCTGATATGAagatgaaatggaaatgtaCTTGCAAGCAGGAGTAAAGCTCTGGTTAGTTGGCATGAACATTTTAAAGACGCTGTAGATAACTTTTGCAGAACAAGatctttatttattatgttCAAAATTCATCTATAAAATTAATTGTGACAACCagtaaacctaaccctaaaggCATCATCAAATGGCCACATGTATTTACTTTGCATTTCATGTGCGATATCCATAGTTCTATTTAATTTGGCGAACCCTGCATCGTTGAAATCTCACAcagctttgtttacattctcaGAGCCTACCCACCCACAAATGATTGACACTGTAAGATACGGTGGAAATGCTTGGCAATGAGGTAAACATTACCTAAAACACATCTAAATATGCATTAAGTATAATGTGCTAAAATGTTTCCCCTCACcctaaaaacagaaacacagcacaGACCGGCTTACTTTCTCTCAAAACCCTCTGCAATACATATTCTCCTCCAGCTTGTTGTCTTCACATTTCCTTATTTTGTGATAGTGTATTGATTCCCCAAAGGAAAAATTAGTCAGCTGTAAATACAAACTGAGGTAGACTGATAGGCTAGTATGTTACTGGACATTTTAGATAATGTCTATGATGTTTGATGCCCACAGTAGCATTATAGTATCTTGACCATGGCCTTGCAAGTTGCAAATGCCATCTGGACAATGATTCAGTCAGGAATGTGTCTGTGAAGGTGTGTGCCAGGAAAATTTTTTGTACTGTCACATATGACTATTCATAAGTATGCAATTTTCAGGGACCCACTTTTTGCTCTAGGCTTTCATGTttcacctaatggtgaaaagttaTCTATTGCGTCTTTAAAACTCTTGatatatatctctatatattTACTATTTGGCAATCATCTAGTACAACACAGTAGCAAACAATTAAACATGTCTTTGAATATAGTAGAAAACAAAAAGTTAATATTGATTGCGTGTcataacaaaaataacattaacTGCATGCATCAGAGGCTGATATAAGGTCCTGTGACACTGTTACAACATGGACTACTATACTGTCCTTATGAGAGGTGTCTTCCTGTCCCTCTAGTCACTGCCTCCGCAcagcttcagcagcagcttcttgTAATCCCCAGAGGTGtcaccctgagagagagagatggagagagagagagagagagagagagagggagagagggagagagggagagagggagagagataccATCTTCAAAATCCTGTTTCAAATTTGAAATTAAGCCACAAATCCAGCTACAGGCAAACTTATTATCGGATAAAGAAGGTACAAAGCAAGGTGACTGACACTATTATTGCCATAATGTTATTGACTTGACTTACTGAGATGTGAGTGTACAGCGATTTGCCATAGGTCTTCACATACTCCTGTCTGATGTCCAACATATCCATCTCAGAGCGGGATACCATGATCCGGATGAGGGTCCTGTCCTTGGTCCCAGCTCCCTGTCAACACATCACAATgcgatactttattgatccctgtcaGGAAATTCTCTTTTGCCTCCCCTTCTTCCACAACAACATcagagctggtagggattcagtgtcttgctcaaggacacttcagcagggcggatgcttgctggCATGGGGGGGTTGAACTCAGATTCTCTGGTTGAGGGGaggtctccctactcactacaccaccctgctgcccaaatACAAAGTGTTACAAAGTGATATTTACAATGAGGCATATACAATGAGTATACCTGCATGGCCTTGTGGAGCCTTCCTGCAAAGTAGCCAGGGGTGTTCCTGATGCATTTCACTAGAAAATGGGAACAAATACTGATGTTAGTAACTAGAACCAGTGCACTTCAATTCAAATCTATAAAGATCCAAATGGACAAGTGACGTATTATTCAGTAAAACCTCTAATATATACTCTGGTAAATGCCATGTATTGTAAGGAAAATGCTCCAATTTCATTTTACCAACAAGGAACAAGATCAAACAGGTATAGAATAGAAGTAATAGATAAGACAGAAACATTTTTGGCATTGCCACATATTTTGTTCACTACACCACTCAGTTTGGTCTGAGGTTTGGAAAAGGGAAGCCTTATTGTAACGTACCCACAGCCACCATGCCAGACTCCACATTTCCAGACATTTCCCTGCAGATACTCTTCTCAATGTCTCTCCCACACATCTGCTGGTACTCATGGAAGACTGACAGAGGCAAGAGTCATAGGCAGGATGGTTATAATCATATCATACAGGAAATGTCACCTACCACTGCGAACTATCAAGATATATAacaaataaatgtaatcaatgcATGAAATGAAAGCCATGCTTCTATAGCTTTTGGCAAATTCCTCTTTGTGAAACACCAAAAGCTGAACAAGTGTGTTTATGACACCGTGGCGAAATGAGGCAGAAGTCTTATGAGGAACTTTGTGTGAATGAGGAAGAGCGACGATAAAGCTGAGGAAGGACAAACACGTTAAAATACACACCTGCTCGAAGGTGAGGCTTGCTGCGGGCACACAGGATGGCATTGAACTGGGACTCATCAGTTCCTACTTTGTTTTCCCCGGCGGCATACagtttctgtcacacacacacacacacacgtaagaaCAGGAACATCGTATACATAATAACAGCATAATCATTAGTTCCCACAAATGTTCTAAAACCATATAATCTTTAAAGCAGTACCTGGGCATCCTGTTTGGCCAGGGCGATGTCGACAGTTTCCCTCTCATCACGATTTccctggagagaggaagaaagattgCAATTGCAAGTCAATAATTGAAGTGTACACAAACTGAACTCACAACTGTAAACTGTGCAGCAGCTACAgtacctgacagagagagaccaggagtCGGCGGAAGTGGCCTGAGGTGTCGTTGATGATGGCGTCCTCCAGGGTCTTTCCATACTCTGCAAGGAAAGTGTGGCATTTTaggaaatcaataaaaaaaagcatctgATCAATATAGAATCAAGGATATCTTTCAGATATCCTTTAACCTAAGAAACACAATATGAGGTAGCTAAACATGGCACATTACAGGCATTATGAGGCTTGTTCAAATTGGTAGTGCTTGTAAACATTTTGAGTTTCAATTGGTTATGAAACTTGCAAAGAGccacttgtttgttttccatctgGTAAAATAGTTTATGTTCCAGTGAAACAAGATGTGTTCAGCTGCATTAACACAACAGCAGATTTCTAGGCATTTATAACAGTGAAATTGTTCATGTTTGACTCCTTTGAGAATGTAGATATATAAACATAATTGGAAGTATTTTCCAAATATTATGGCATCTAGACAAAAATAGATAAATTTCAGGACTTTGTGTGAATGAAGGTCTTATCAAGGTTAATCAATAACCTACTGAAATGGAGTAGACAACTGTGTGAAGATGTATTACACCACTGGTTGCAACCACAATTACACAATCTAACActattctctcactctgtggcgAGTACATGGTAATTATAGAGCTATTATGGTTTTATACCATGGAAACCTGatttaaaaatagaaattacAGGACAAAAACTTACCAGATTTGTAAATTTGATTGATTTCATGGATCTCTGCATTGCTGCGTGATGACAGGATCTCGATAAGACATGCTTCATCAGTACCTGCACCCTGCACAGAAAGAGGACATGAACTTTTACAGTAACTGTAACAGTCACTGGTTATTACCCATGATGCAACTTCTCTGAACTTTCCTCTCATTTAGGGAACTTCTTATTCTCCTTTTTCCCTCCTATTACATGATGAGTCACACAGTGTGGTTTGGACTGCAAAACCAAAATTGAAGCAACAACTTGAGCTTCCAACCTTTATAGCCTCTCTGAGTTCAGATGCATCAAAGTGGGAAGGCTTCATCAGCATGGCAAGAACCAGACTCTCAAAGTTTCCAGTGAGCTCAGACTTCAGATCATGCTTTAAATcctaaaagaaagaaaaaacaagatcaTGCTGGATATAACTTCCATACGGTGCCCGCAGAAGCAATTTCAACTGTTTCTCTGTGCATCTTACCTTCCCATAAGTAGTTTTGTAGGCAGCTACCATCGGGACCCTCTGCTTAGAGGTGCGACTTCCGAGAAGTTCAATGATGGCGTTCTCATCAGTGCCTGTTCAAGAGGTTTATTAAGACCAGGGAGGAGGTGTCAAAGGGGGATGTCAAAAGGGGATATTCTGGCAAATAAACTGCTCATCAATGTTCAATAAGGATTATTTCAATGATTTATGCATTAATCAAATGTACAGTGTGTACATCAATTACGCAAATGAACATAATTTACTGACCAAAACCCTTCATGGCCTTTCGAAGAACTTCCACATCCCTCAGTGGATCAGCACCTGGAAAGTCTTTGATAGAACCCCTGTATCCTTTCTgttcataaaaacacaaaaacaaacaaaaagcactTTAAGACAGAACACAGTAAATGAAAAGTGGCACAGATGTATTTTCACCAGTATGTGCATCCGAAAACAGTTTCAGAAGGAAGCTGTAGAATGAATAGAAATGAAGCTTGAAGAGGCATACAGAAATGGCAGGTGCCTGTGGGATGGAAGGGGCACCACTTCCATATCCAGGCATAGAGGGGTTAGTTGCTGGGGCGCCGGGGTAATTTGGCATGGGCTGGCCCGGGGCAGGGCCCCCTGGGTATCCCTGCTGAGCTGCTCCTGGCTGCAAACAGAGGACAGCTGTAAGTGGTAAGTACATGGTGACAAGCTTCATATAGAACAAACAGCCATGGTGGGGTGGACTTAGAAGGTGTAGATAAGATGATTTGAGCAAATAAGAGCTTTAGCTTAAGTCAGTCCATATGTTATTAGTTACTTAGTAGTGCAGAGGTGAGGAGTGAGATAAGATGGTTCAATGTACCATTCCATGGCCAGACGGTGCTGcaccccaacctcctcctgcAGAACATATTGACATTAGACTCAAATGGAGGGATTTCATTCAAAGGGTTAACAACTAAACCAGAGATATTTCATCATAAAAAAGGTTTTTACTGGGTGCATTAATTTTGTGGAAAGAAACTAATGGCAAATAAAGGCAAGTCCTAATGACTCCATTAACAGACAACAGTGTGGACAACATGGAGCCTCACCTGCTTGAGGCATGGAGGGATAGCCTCCTGCTCCAGACTGGGGTGGGTAGCCTCCTGCTCCAGACTGGGGTGGGTAGCCTCCTGCTCCAGACTGGGGTGGGTAGCCTCCTGCCTGAGGGGGGAAGCCTCCAGCTGCGGGAGGGAAGCCACCAGCCTGGGGAGGGTAGCCCCCCGCTGCTGGAGGATAACCGCCTGCTGTGGGAGGGTAGCCCCCGGCTTGGGGTGGGTATCCACCTGCCTGCGGGGGGTAGCCTCCTTGTGCAGGAGGGTAGCCCCCTGCTGCTGGAGGGTAGCCGCCTGCTTGGGGTGGATATGCCCCTGGTTGGGGCGGGTAGCCCCCTGCCTGTGGTGGGTAGCCACCGGACTGAGGAGGGTATCCAGGGTAGCTCATCTTCAGGACCTAGAGGTGAGACGAAGTCATGGCTTATTACTGTGATGTATATGGGCTATCATAGATAATGAACTTCAGAGGGTTGTGCAATGCCACAACAGTGGCTGAAGATGTTTCATAGCTGATAATAAATGGCAAAGGTgtgtaaaacaataaaacaataataataaataactgaaaaaaaaaaatcataccaGGAAATTGTTCTGGGATTTTCAAACAATGGTCTGAAAATAACGCAAAACACCGGAtccaccccccaacccctcaCTTTGCACCCGTTTAGCATGGGCCAAATAAACTGTTCCACTCTTCCCCTCCTGTAGGTTCATTAAAGGGCTGCACCTTTGGACAAGAGCCTCAGAAGAGTTTACTGCAGGTTACACTCCACAGGCTGTCAGGTTCATGGTAACACGGACATTTTCAAGATTGCTAACTATGTGGGTTATCTCCATTGTGACTCTGCTGTCAAAGTTGCCTTCCCTGTTGTGCaagctgtatttttatttgtccAGACGTACTTCCTGTGGATTCATGCCAAGGACTGTGTGCAGCTACACAAGAATTTTACTCGGTGTGGGCTTACTCTTACCCTTTCCACTAATT
Protein-coding regions in this window:
- the LOC139918368 gene encoding annexin A4-like isoform X2 — encoded protein: MSYPGYPPQSGGYPPQAGGYPPQPGAYPPQAGGYPPAAGGYPPAQGGYPPQAGGYPPQAGGYPPTAGGYPPAAGGYPPQAGGFPPAAGGFPPQAGGYPPQSGAGGYPPQSGAGGYPPQSGAGGYPSMPQAGGGWGAAPSGHGMKGYRGSIKDFPGADPLRDVEVLRKAMKGFGTDENAIIELLGSRTSKQRVPMVAAYKTTYGKDLKHDLKSELTGNFESLVLAMLMKPSHFDASELREAIKGAGTDEACLIEILSSRSNAEIHEINQIYKSEYGKTLEDAIINDTSGHFRRLLVSLCQGNRDERETVDIALAKQDAQKLYAAGENKVGTDESQFNAILCARSKPHLRAVFHEYQQMCGRDIEKSICREMSGNVESGMVAVVKCIRNTPGYFAGRLHKAMQGAGTKDRTLIRIMVSRSEMDMLDIRQEYVKTYGKSLYTHISGDTSGDYKKLLLKLCGGSD
- the LOC139918368 gene encoding annexin A4-like isoform X1; amino-acid sequence: MSYPGYPPQSGGYPPQAGGYPPQPGAYPPQAGGYPPAAGGYPPAQGGYPPQAGGYPPQAGGYPPTAGGYPPAAGGYPPQAGGFPPAAGGFPPQAGGYPPQSGAGGYPPQSGAGGYPPQSGAGGYPSMPQAGGGWGAAPSGHGMPGAAQQGYPGGPAPGQPMPNYPGAPATNPSMPGYGSGAPSIPQAPAISKGYRGSIKDFPGADPLRDVEVLRKAMKGFGTDENAIIELLGSRTSKQRVPMVAAYKTTYGKDLKHDLKSELTGNFESLVLAMLMKPSHFDASELREAIKGAGTDEACLIEILSSRSNAEIHEINQIYKSEYGKTLEDAIINDTSGHFRRLLVSLCQGNRDERETVDIALAKQDAQKLYAAGENKVGTDESQFNAILCARSKPHLRAVFHEYQQMCGRDIEKSICREMSGNVESGMVAVVKCIRNTPGYFAGRLHKAMQGAGTKDRTLIRIMVSRSEMDMLDIRQEYVKTYGKSLYTHISGDTSGDYKKLLLKLCGGSD